GCATCGTGAAGTGTCGCAGGGCATGTTCCCGAACTTCCCGATCGATGCCATCACCAACGGCGTGCATGCCGCGACGTGGACGTCACCGTCGTTTCAGGAGCTGTTCGATCGACGCATGCCCGAGTGGCGGACCGACAACCTGTATCTCCGTTACGCCGTCGGTATTCCGCTTCCCGAGATTCGCGCCGCGCACGCCGAGGCGAAGAAAGCCATGATCGAGGCAATCGCCGAGCGGAACGGCGTGAGGCTCGATCCCAAAATCTTTACGATCGGATTCGCCCGTCGCGCTACGCCCTACAAGCGAGCCGATCTCGTATTCGCCGACCTGACGCGGCTGGCCGACATCGCGTCGGCCGTCGGACCGCTCCAGATCGTATTCGGCGGCAAGGCGCATCCAAACGACAGTGGCGGCCAAGATCTGATTCGACGGATCTACCAGGCCGCCGCATCGCTCGCGGACAAGATCAGCATTGTGTACGTCGAGAATTATGAGATGGGGATTGCCGCGCGGATCGTCGCCGGTGTCGACCTGTGGCTGAACAATCCAATGAAGCCACTGGAAGCGAGTGGGACGAGCGGCATGAAGGCGGCGCTCAACGGCGTCCCGAGCCTGAGTGTGCTCGACGGTTGGTGGATCGAGGGCCACGTCGAGGGCGTGACAGGCTGGTCGATCGGCGGGATGGAGCCCGAGGGCGACCAATCGAAGGACGCGAATGAGATATATCTCAAGCTCGAGCGGGTCATCTTGCCGCTGTACTATGGCCTTCCCTTCGCCTACGCCGAAGTCATGCGCTCGGCGATCGCGTTGAACGGCTCATTCTTCAATACGCAGCGAATGGTCGAGCAGTACGTGCGCAACGCGTATTTCCCTGAGGCCGCGCCGACGTTGGTGGAGGTGGGAGACTAGCAGGGTCGTTACTCCGGTACTTCGAGCTCTTCTTCCATTTCCGCCGTCTTCCGGACCGCCCGCATGGCGGTGTTGCCGGCCACGATCGCGCCGAGCACGATGTAGATGTAGAACGTGTAGAATCGCCACCAGAGCAGTGCCGCCGCGAAGAGTGATTTCCCGATCACCCCGGCGAGTGCGGCTCGAAACGCGAGCTCCACCGCGCCGCCGCCGCCGGGCGCCGGTACCACCGCGGCGCCGTACAACAAACCGAGCGGCCAGAGCGCGAGCGGCGCGAGCGGCGCCACAGCACCGGCGCCGAGCACGAGCGCCGGGAGTACGCACAGCCGCATCGCGACGTGAATCACCGACATCGTGTACGAACCGAACGCCCAGCGGAAGTCGATGTGTCGCACGCTGTCGACCGTCGTCCGCACCTGCTCGAGCCAGCGCTCGATCACGAGCCATCGTCGTCCGCCCAATCCAACCCGTCGCGCCCAGCGGGGTGCGACCTCGCGAACGGGTTTGCGAGCCATGGCCATGGCAATCGCCGCGATTCCGAGCACGAAGCCGGCGTACGTGCCGACAATGCCGACCAACGCGCCCAACACCACTCCCGCGTGTCGGAACACGATCGCGACGACGATCACGACGGTCGCCAGCGACAATGCCTCGAGAAACAGCTCTGCAAAGAGCACAACGAGCGCGCTGGATGTTGGAACGCCCGCCTCGGCCAGCACCAGAAACCGCGCCGGTTCGGCACCCGACCGCGCCGGCGTGATCGACGCGCCGAAATCGCCGGCGAGCGTTGTTCGGAGCGCGGTGAAGAACTCGAGCTCGATGTGCGCCGCTTTCGCGCTCCACGTGATCTTCCACGAGCGCGTCAGGATCTCGACGAGCACCGCAACGATCGCGAGGAGATGTGCCTGGAGCGGTAGCCCGATCGCGCTACCGGCGCGCCACCACCGCAAGATGAAGAACACCGAGACGCCGATCACCGCCGCGAACGACACGGCGGTATACACCCAGCGTCTCCAGGTCATGCGGCGGCGCGGATCGGCACTCTGCGAATCTTCTCGATGTCAGGCGCAGAGTCAAACAGGGTTGAGGGTGGAGGGTGGAGGGTTGAGGGAAGGACGGCGCCTGCGGCGCTAGACGGCATGTGTGTACGGGTTCACATGCAGTTCAGCGGCGCGCGCGCCGCGCACATTCCCTCAACCCTCCACCCTCCACCCTCAACCCTCCACCCTGCCGTTAGGGCGTGCCAAGGCTCTCCTCGTCCGCGCTCCCAGTCGCCGAGCCTTTGGGTTTGAGGATCTCGCTGATCTGGTGACGTGCGTCGTCGAGGTGACGCTTCGTCGCCACGTCGGTTGCTCGCTTCGATGCCGCCGCGATCTCGGCGTCGAGTTGCTTGAGCTCACCACGCAGCATCGCCTTGATCTCGCCGGTATTGGCCGGCGGAGCGGCTGCGCCGCCGCGTCCACCACCACCACCGCGACCGCCGGCCGCGGGTGCGTTCGCCGGAGGATTGATCTTGTTGCCAACGTCGGTGAGATAGGCACGCTGCACGCCGCGACGATAGACGTCGATCTTCGTCGCGCCGCCGCCGTAGATCTCCGTCCACACGCCGTGACGCAGATCGCTCAACATCTCGGCGAGCGTATATGTCTCGCTTGAATTCTTCGCCAACGCTTCGGTCTCGATGAGACGCGTCAGCTTCGCGTCGTTCAGAAGACTCGTGATCACCGCCGACTGCGCGTTGACGATGCGCGTCACTTCGCCCGTCGGCTCGATCTTGCCCAAAATGTCGTCATCGATTAGCCACGTCGGCGTCTGCAGCCCGTTCTCAGCGATGAACTTCATCGCTTGTTGCTGTCGCGCCTTCGGGACGGGCGTGAAGCGCGCACCCGGCTGGTCGCCGTACTTCTCCTGCGAGTTCATCCCGCCGACGAGGTTCGCGACGTGACCAAGCTCCGTGCGGAACTGGCCGATCTGCCGGTTATAGAGTTCGGCGAGCACGTCGTAATCGTCGGTCGGCTTCACGGTCGCCGATTCGATCCACTGCATGTTTCGTTTCAGATTCTTGAATCCGAGCTCCGTGGCGCGCACCGGATCGGCGTCGCCCACCGCCTCGGTTTCGTCGCCCGGATCAGAGCCAAACGCGCCGCTCGTCGAGAAGCGAAGCCACGGCTTGGTGTCCTGCTCGCGCGCCCATGAATCGAGCGTGGTGCGTTCAGCTTCGGCGCCCACAATCAACTCGGCGCCCGTGTGCGTCTTTCCTTGCTGCGCGACTTGCATCGGGATGGTAACCGGGGCGTAGCCCCACTTCGTCGCCCAGATGTCGTACGGTCCGATGCGCGGAATCAACAGCTCGGGCGGAATGTGGTCCTCGGGCTGCACTACGTAGTTGAAGCGCGAGTAATCCATCAGCGTCGACACGTGCCCCATCCGACGCAGGAAG
This DNA window, taken from Gemmatimonadaceae bacterium, encodes the following:
- the glgP gene encoding alpha-glucan family phosphorylase, encoding MNLAPSKTTVAYFSMEIALDKAIPTYSGGLGVLAGDTLRSAADLAVSVVGITLLHRKGYFEQHLDSEGNQTEAPVIWRPEDVLEPVDARASVMIEGRRVAIRAWKYSVRGITGHEVPVYLLDTQLPENSDFDRTLTDCLYGGDSHYRLCQEVVLGMGGAALLRALSCPAELYHLNEGHSALLTLCLLDWQLDGRKPFELDDTDLEEVRSRCVFTTHTPVPAGHDRFPLDMVRTVLGEDQVALLDAAHCVGEGVLNMTHVALRLARFVNGVAMKHREVSQGMFPNFPIDAITNGVHAATWTSPSFQELFDRRMPEWRTDNLYLRYAVGIPLPEIRAAHAEAKKAMIEAIAERNGVRLDPKIFTIGFARRATPYKRADLVFADLTRLADIASAVGPLQIVFGGKAHPNDSGGQDLIRRIYQAAASLADKISIVYVENYEMGIAARIVAGVDLWLNNPMKPLEASGTSGMKAALNGVPSLSVLDGWWIEGHVEGVTGWSIGGMEPEGDQSKDANEIYLKLERVILPLYYGLPFAYAEVMRSAIALNGSFFNTQRMVEQYVRNAYFPEAAPTLVEVGD
- a CDS encoding lysylphosphatidylglycerol synthase transmembrane domain-containing protein; its protein translation is MTWRRWVYTAVSFAAVIGVSVFFILRWWRAGSAIGLPLQAHLLAIVAVLVEILTRSWKITWSAKAAHIELEFFTALRTTLAGDFGASITPARSGAEPARFLVLAEAGVPTSSALVVLFAELFLEALSLATVVIVVAIVFRHAGVVLGALVGIVGTYAGFVLGIAAIAMAMARKPVREVAPRWARRVGLGGRRWLVIERWLEQVRTTVDSVRHIDFRWAFGSYTMSVIHVAMRLCVLPALVLGAGAVAPLAPLALWPLGLLYGAAVVPAPGGGGAVELAFRAALAGVIGKSLFAAALLWWRFYTFYIYIVLGAIVAGNTAMRAVRKTAEMEEELEVPE